From the Musa acuminata AAA Group cultivar baxijiao chromosome BXJ3-1, Cavendish_Baxijiao_AAA, whole genome shotgun sequence genome, the window TATCAATTCCGGATGAAAAAGCCAAAACAATTCATGTTTATGAAGTTGAAGCAACCATTCTTACAATCTATATATCTTTGCTTCTAAAACTTGGATTCCATTGTTTGATACAAACCATGAGAGACAATGCTTGCAACTGTGAACTACCTCAAAGAACACATTCTGAGTGCCAGTTCTTAGGGTTCTTGTTTGCATTTGTGTGCTCAAATTGACCCCCACTAATTTGCTGTTGTCAATGGCAAAAGGATGAAGCAAGAACATGAGATTGCCACAGGAATGATGCTTGTGAGGAAGAAGATAAATCCACATAGTTCTACTCTCTCATATTGGTGATACAGTGTTTGTGCCTTTATCCTTTCCTTAACTTTCTATTGTTTTTTATCCTTCCCTTTGATTCAACAGAAATGAGGTCAGATTCTGTATTAGGTTGCATCTGATCTTGAGGGGACTAGAAATATGATTTTTagaaataataatactaataataataataacagtaataataataataataataataataataataataatcttcaaTACAATCCAATAGTGACACAAAACATACGACACTTTTGAGCAAGAACAATATTACACCGAACATGATACTTCAATCTTTCAGTGGCAGTGGCCCATTCAATCATCTTCTTCGCTTCCTCGACTGTCGCCGCGCTTCCTTCACCGCCTGCACCACCATCGAGGAGTTCGAATTAGAACTCCACTTGCAGTGTTGTCAGAGAAGCATGCAAAGCATCGAACACCACTACTGTTTCTTACTGCTTTGACGACTCTCTCGAGAGCTTCTGCGCCTTGTCGGTCGAGGTATCGCTCCACCGATCTACTCGCGTCGAGGCTCAGCATCTGCATCACTCGCCTCTTCAGCCCCATGTAGGCCGAGCCGACGTCGACGCCGGCCCTGACGTACCTCCGAATGTGGTGGTTCTCGTGGATGTAGGCAGCTCCGTCGAAGCAAGGAAGCACCAACCAGATGCAGAACACCACCTTCAGCTCCGGCCAAAGAGTAAACCTGTAAATAGATTCCTTATTACTCTAATAATATTGATCGAACTCCAATTAAGATTTAAAACAGATCAAAATGTGATGAAATTAAACAATGATAAGTAACGAGAATGATATTTCTTGTTGTCAATCGATCAGAGTCTTAGTTGACATCCTCTAAGACATGTCGGATGAGAGATCAGTGGTGGTGTGCAAGTGAGTGTTACTGCTGCAAGACTCTCCAGCAGGAGAGCTCGAAGAGTGTGATGAGCGCGTAGAGGACCCAATAGGTCAGCCACTTGTGGTAATCCACCGGCGAAGGATACTTGATCGCGAGCATCGATGAGAATCTGAATCCAAACCAGCATCACTGTGAGTACTCCAACTCTCTTCGATGACCTCTTCCTCACAAATCACAAGAATCGCAGTGCCACTTACAGAGGATAAAGCAGCATCACCGCTGGGCTGACGCACACATCGAGCAAAACCTTAGTTATCCGTCAACATAATGTACATTCTTTACATGTTCTTACTGCGTCTTACCCGATCAATGTGTCGACAAGCTTCGCCATGGTCACGAGAATGCTCATCTTGCTCTTCACTGTGCTAGCGATCGGAGTTACGGATGGTGAAGGAGAGAGGTTTCTGATGGAACTCTTAAGGAGCAAGTGGGAGATGCTTACAAGAAAGGCATGACTAATGCCCTCGTTCGAAGTCTTCTTTCCTCCATGGCCAAGAAAAGGAGCTTAAGGTCCAGGAGAAGACATCCATGTCGGATAACGGAGAAGACAGCCAGAGAAGGAGTAATAACTTCACATTATATTTCATTTAAATTCTTTTCGATCGAAAGGATATCATTAATAAATGATTGGACCAGTTGGTTTCCTCGGAGCTCCGTGCCAGCCATGCCATGGCACGGTTGGCAGCAGCGCCGTCGTACCGACCGTCGTGAGGCCACAGGTTGTAAGCCTCCTGCAACTCCTCCACCATGTCAATGGTAAGGAGATGTGGAAGGAGATTGAGTTGTATTCATAGAGGTTTTTGGCAGGTTGCCATTCTGAGGCTAATTATGAGTCTTTGTGAGCACCCTTCTCAGACTGCTACTCTCTGCAGATCAACAGAATTGTATACAGGGAAGCTTCTTAATCTGTTCTTTAACCGTAGAGGAAATCATTAGTCTTGGAGTATACTTCTCATTCATGATCAAACTAATGTCTAATGGAAATCTATTGGAGATTATGGTTGTtatattttgttggattaggaTTTAGGTAGTGATGAAAGTGACAAGAAACCAAATTGACATGGATTCAAGCCTAATCAGGTATCTGTTCTACATCACTGTAGCTTATAGATGCAAAATATGAGGAATTTTGACTGCATAAGTTTGCTCTACCTAATCTGAGTTTTGCTAGACTGAGGACTAAGTCTTATGGTGAAAGAACAGAGATGAGAATTGTCGCTGATACTGAGTTCCAATTTAGGTAGATTGACTGCTTGTTAGCATTACTGTTGAGAAGACAAACATGATGAGGCAAGATTTAACTTGTTGTTTTAGATCTTTAACTTGCATCCACCATTCTATAAACTTCAAGTTACAACCAAAATGAAGATGCCAATTTACTTGCAGCATGAAGAAAATGGCAGCTCAGTGATCTAAATGTTCTTATTGACAAGAAAACAGCAGATCAAGTTTTAAGCTTTTAGATAAGCCAACAGTGATTGCTAATTTAAGCTAGTAGATAAGAAATCATCTATCTGATTATATTGTTAGCATGCACTAATCTTCCACAATTCTACTCTGATCCAATGAAACTAAAGCTTCAGATCTTGTGTGCTTGATATAAAGCCATAAGCATGAAGGGTTTTGATTGATGTAGGGATGTGGAAGAAaataatttgaattctcttagggtttttcTCTGTTAGATCTAAAGAAATTTACGAAAAATTCTTTGACGTTTATACGAGAATGTGTACAAGAACTTTTGAACCTGGAATAGGATTAACTTAAAAGATTATTATTCTCCcataaggaaggaagaagaatccaagttTTTCTTTATAAATGTAAAAATGAGTTCGTGTCTTATTATTGATTCTCTTAATTGCCTTTTTGGTATGAAAGTCTTCTTCACTTAAGATGAAAGAGTCAAAGCAATTCATGTTTCTGATGTAAAAGCAACCATTCTTGCGTTCTCTGTCTCTGCTGCTAAAACTTGGATCCCATAGTCTGATAGAAGCCATGAGAGACAATGCTTGAAACTGTGAACTTTGCAATCTGCCTCAAAGAACACCTTCTGAGTGCACTTGTGTTGCCAATGAAAACAACAACAGGATGAAGCAAGAACATGAGATTGCCACAGGAATGTTGCATCTGAGAAGAATCTAAATTAACATTCTTCTAATCTTTGATATTGCTGACAATAGTGTTTGTTCCTTTATTAGCTCAATTCAGCAGTTCTCAAGACTCATGTAAAACCAGTTCTGCAGAAATGATAAAATAAGTGAATCTGTCGTATCAATATGaatcaaaatagaaaatattgTATGAATAAAAACTTATTCGTATAATATTTCCTTAAGAACTTATGGTTAAGGATCTCGGATTGTTTTGATCAAGATCTTATCTTCTATTTCTACTATATACAACCATCTACCGAATTATATTCATCACTTAAGTATCGAAGGGATTTTATTCGACAATGATATTCTCTTTAGGAGGAAGAACGGATGTCCAATTTAGCTCAAAATTTTTATCGTCGATCATCTTTCCTTGATATTCGTTTTGCGAGAGATAATTGATTATCTTATGATAAGATTTCAAAATTAGGATCAACTCGGATTGTCTCTATAATTTAAATCGAAATCGGCTTTTAGACTAACAAAATCATAACAATTGAAAGTAATATGATGGTATAATAATCAATACCCAtcctttttctttcatttcaATTAAATCCACCAGTGACACAAAACAGTGTCTCTCATCTTGGATCCTTTCACCAAGAACAACATTATGGCCATACATGAGAACTCCTCTTGAATCTTTCAGTGCCATCTTCAGCCACCGTCTTCTTCACTTCCTTGACCGACTCCTCGCTTCCTTCTCCGCCTGCACCGTCGAGGAATTCGAATTAGAACTCCACTTGCAGTGTTGTCAGAGAAGCATTCAAAGCATCAAACACTACTACTGTTTCTTACTGCTCTGACGACTTTCTCGAGAGCTTCTGCGCCATGTCCGTCTAGGAATTGTTCTATCGATCTCCTCGCGTCGAGGCTCACCATCTGCATCACTCGCCTCTGCAGCCCCGAGTAGGTCGAGCCGACGCCGGTGCCGATTCTGACGTACCTCCGGACGTGGTTCTCGTAGATGTAAGCGGCGCCGTTGAAGAAAGGAAGCACCAACCAGACGCAGAACACCAGCTTCAGGTATGGCCACAGAGGAAACCTGCGAATGGATCCCAACTATATCATCCCCAGTTCTTATGAAGAGACTTAAGACATCCCCTAACATATGTCCGATGAGTGTTACCACTGCAACACTCTCCAGCAGGAGAGCTCGAAGAGGGTGATGAGCGAGTAGAGCACCCAATAGGTCAGCCATTGCTGGTCATCGACAGGCGAAGGGCTCTCGATCGCCCGCATCGACGAGTACCTGAATTCCAAACCAGTGAGTAACTCCTCCAACTCTCTTCGATGATCTCTTCTTCCTCACAAATCACAAGAATCGCAGTGCCACTTACAGAGGATAAAGCAGCATCACCGTTGGGCTGACGCACACATCGAGCAAAACCTTAGTTATCCGTCAACATAATGTACATTCTTTACATGTTCTTACTGCGTCTTACCCGATCAATGTGTCGACAAGCTTCGCCATGGTCACGAGAATGCGCATCTTGCTCTTCACCGTGCTAGCGATCGGAGTTATGGATGGAGAAGGAGAAAGGTTCCTGTTGGAACTCTTAAGGAGCAAGTGGGAGATGCTTACAAGAAAGGCATGACTGATGCCCGCGTTCGAAGTCTTCTTTCCTCCATGGTCAAGAAAAGGAGGGAGAAAGGAGTTGGAAAGCATCCATGTTGGAGACTGGAGAAGACAGACAGAGGACCAATAACTTCACATTATATTTCATTTGAACTCGTATCCATTTAAATGATGTTATTATCTATCTCGTAAAATTCAACCAAAGCACTGTAGAAAGGAAAACAAATATAGAACACAATAGATTTCCACTCTGACATCGAACTTACATATGCTGCTATGGATTAGAACCAAATTATATGTTGGTAAGAGATCTCTACAAAGGGATAGAACATATGCATCAACAGTTAGTTCACGTAATTTATACTGTGTTATTTTCTATTTACAGGGAGCCATAGCTCAGCCTATTATTTATTCTCCATGACCACAGGAGTGGCAGAACAGACATGTCAGAACATATTTACCCGGAGAAACCATGGGAGCATGAATGCTATTACCAAGCAAGCCATTAGGAAATTACAGAAAGGTTGGTGCCTCCAGCAACTGCACCGCTCGGACACATTTCGGTTGCTCGAGTCTCCCCTCTCGTACCACTCGTTCATGAATTTGCTATCGTCCTCGCCGGTGACGTTCTTTGCATTTTCACCGCAAATCTCGCAATACCTGCACCCAAGACGAAAGCTTGTCAATTTGTCCAAACATGATGTTTTGTGATGGCTAGTTTATATTTGcactttaaaaaaaatcttaatggcAACACTCGTACTGACAGCTCGAAGTGGGGAAGACGGAAAAAAATTGGTATGGGTTTGCACAAGAGATCTCATGGCAAGACTTGACTACCAAACACAAAAACGTCCATTTCAAATTGCTGGTGCCTTGAGCAGATGAATAGCAACAGTATATAAATAGGTTAGGCATGCATGAACAACATATGCACGAATAACAGCAAGTGCTTAAGAATATGATGAACAACTTTAATCGCAAAACCATTATTCAATACTGCATCATTCTTGAATCACAAAACCCTAAATGTATGAAGCATAGAAAAGGTCACGatactcttcttttttctttgggACTTCTCCCGATACTGTTTCACCAGTCTTTGATCTCCACTACTGTTAAACCTGCCGGTCATCTTTGTTAATAGTGTGTATCATTAGGCAGTGCATCTCCCTCCATAGGAAACACTTAATTACAGAACTTAAACAAAAAAATTCTGTTTCCTAGTGATTTGGCTTTGAAGTTCATTATTTTCAGTTACATAGTATAAAAGAAGTGCAAAACTGAATGAGATTTAACCTTGCTCTGAAAGCTTCTAGAAACCCCTACAAATCACCATCCATCACATATGCTTTTTGCATTCTAAAATATGTTTGCAATGGGATACCAACAGATTATTCAGAGACTGTATCATGTGTTATGAGATAATCAAGAGAGGTGTGTTCACAAGTCTATTCAGATTAGCCAAGTGGGAAATAACAGAAGTGCGCAGAGGAACATAGTGCCTGTGTAGAGACCCTTTTTGGCACCAGAGTACCTACCATGAACCATGTAACAATTTGCCCAGACGGACAGGAAGCATACCAGTCCAGCCATTGACCTGTCTAGAACCCTGCTCAAGTTATCGCCCAACTATATTGATACTGGCTGTGGCATACAGAGAATCTTGGAGTAATTTAATCAAAGTGGATGGACATAACAGAGATCGGGGTGAAAAGATGGGTATCTTTCGTTTCCTCTCTGCCACCCCAATCATTTCCCTTTCCTTTCATGATTTTGTAGGTTGTTGGGCCCTCAAGTAAGCATTTCCCTTTCCTTTCAGGATTTTGTAGGTTCTTgggtcctcaagatcttttctggaTCATGAGGAGCTAAGGAAGTTTAGACAAAGAGAATACATACATTGCAAGGATCAGTAGGTTTAAATCATAAAAACAATGTTTTACTGATCAGAACTGTTCCTAAATTAATAATAGAGATCTAAACCTGACTAAAGTTTAGTCTTATCCCCTTACATACCAAGGCATGTCTTATCACATGGATCATCAGGCAAAGTTAAAATAAGCCAAATCACCTGATGTTACTTCTAATCTTGTATTAATTGGCTCAAATGAACCTAGATCAATTGAAGAAaggtaaaaatatataaaagtaaaataagcAAGAGCAAAGAAAAGTCACCCAGACTAAATGTAGTCACTAAGATACAGCAACACTGCCAAGGTAAATGTCCAAAAGACTTTATGATAATCTGGAAAGGATAGAATCTATACTTCAGAGTTTCAATAATGCAAATGATCTTTTGATCAACAAATTTGTTCATACTTAATACATAACAAGAACCATGGAGTCACTCAAAGAAAATTGCTTGTTATGGTTGAAGAAACATGAAAGAAAGGGTAGATGCGAGCGTCAAAACTTTGATGTAGGTGGTATGATTAACATGGTTATTGAAGAGAATAAATTCTGAGGTAAACTGACCAGCTAAGAGTATAACATAACCGATTCCAGCTACTGTTTGAATAAAATGGCATGATGAAGAGACAGAAGTGGCATGTTTAGTGAAGAAAGAAGAATGCCAAAGGGAAAACAAAGAAGAGACATGAGCATGAAGCATAGAACAACAAAAAGATTATTTTCATTGTGAATTATAAAAATCTGAATGTAAAACTGCGTACGATTATTTACTGCTGCTGTGTTAGCTGAAATCAATAACAAGGTTATGAAGTATTGCCAAATGAGATATATGATATCAGGAATTAAGAAGGTCTCAAATTGTAAAGTAACACCAAAATTTGAGCAGAAGGGAAAAGGGTGTTATTTTTAGAACTTAACAATCAAGAGATCCACAATATAATTCAAACCAGCAAGTCACATTGTGCCAAAGTAAAATGTGCAGCCTCTAAAATAT encodes:
- the LOC135628754 gene encoding HVA22-like protein f, which translates into the protein MSILVTMAKLVDTLIGPAVMLLYPLFSSMLAIKYPSPVDYHKWLTYWVLYALITLFELSCWRVLQQFTLWPELKVVFCIWLVLPCFDGAAYIHENHHIRRYVRAGVDVGSAYMGLKRRVMQMLSLDASRSVERYLDRQGAEALERVVKAAVKEARRQSRKRRR
- the LOC135629476 gene encoding HVA22-like protein f, coding for MLSNSFLPPFLDHGGKKTSNAGISHAFLVSISHLLLKSSNRNLSPSPSITPIASTVKSKMRILVTMAKLVDTLIGPTVMLLYPLYSSMRAIESPSPVDDQQWLTYWVLYSLITLFELSCWRVLQWFPLWPYLKLVFCVWLVLPFFNGAAYIYENHVRRYVRIGTGVGSTYSGLQRRVMQMVSLDARRSIEQFLDGHGAEALEKVVRAAEKEARSRSRK